One Apostichopus japonicus isolate 1M-3 chromosome 14, ASM3797524v1, whole genome shotgun sequence genomic window carries:
- the LOC139979824 gene encoding lectin BRA-3-like, protein MSFAFLGGFFVYLTLIGQAKAGANEFPDQGCSAQLDWTEFNGHCYKLVTNRFGGQPADYTTIKDSCESVGPLEFPFNSPFVKYAYLADIQSIEENDFIAEVLAGGNRAWLGGQRVGDGFQWVMKDGDTTPFTFTNWKPADPNNKDGNENCVEINRGPPGKWNDLLCQRNLPGVCKYSIAAYAARHNGPN, encoded by the exons ATGTCGTTTGCGTTTCTCGGTGGGTTCTTCGTCTACCTGACACTTATCGGGCAGGCAAAAGCTGGTGCTAACGAATTCCCTGATCAAG GTTGCAGTGCGCAGCTAGACTGGACGGAATTTAACGGTCACTGCTACAAGTTAGTGACCAACAGATTCGGAGGACAACCCGCTGACTACACGACGATAAAAGATTCATGTGAAAGTGTTGGCCCACTCGAATTTCCATTTAACTCGCCCTTTGTAAAGTATGCATACCTTGCCGACATCCAGTCCATAGAAGAAAATGACTTCATTGCCGAAGTGCTTGCCGGTGGAAATCGAGCGTGGCTCGGGGGTCAGAGAGTAGGCG ACGGGTTTCAATGGGTCATGAAAGATGGTGACACCACACCGTTTACATTCACCAACTGGAAACCTGCTGACCCAAACAACAAAGATGGCAATGAGAACTGCGTGGAAATCAACCGAGGACCTCCAGGGAAGTGGAACGATCTTCTCTGCCAAAGAAACCTCCCAGGTGTTTGCAAATACAGCATTGCCGCTTATGCTGCTAGACATAATGGACCGAATTAG